The sequence GGAATCGAGCATCGTGTGAACTAAAGTCGCCGTAATTCGCGCACCGCTAGCGCCCAGCGGATGGCCAATGGCAATCGCCCCGCCGCGAACGTTGGTTTTTTCCTCGTCCAATTTCAGCATCCGAATGCAGGCCAGCGCTTGCGCGGCAAACGCCTCGTTCAACTCGATCAAATCGATGTCGGAAAGCTTCATCCCGGCCCTTTCCAATGCCTTTTTCGTGGCAGGCACAGGACCGGTGCCCATGACCGAAGGATCTACGCCGACCACCGCGGTCGACACAATTCGCACTAATGGCTTCAATCCCAACGATTTGGCTTTTTCTTCCGACATTACCAGCAGCGCCGCCGCGCCGTCGTTCAACGGCGAGCTGTTCCCCGCGGTCACGGTTCCCATGCCCGGCATGAAAGCGGGCTTCAATGCGGCCAGCGATTCCATGCTGGCATCGGGGCGAATGCACTGATCGGTTTCCACCAAAATGCGATGGCCCGCCTCATCACGGCCGTAAGTCGGCACCATCTCCGGCTTGAATTTTCCCCCGGCGGTAGCTGCGGCGGCCCGTTGATGGCTGCGTAGCGCAAAGGCGTCCTGTTCTTCCCGAGATATTCCTTCCGTTTGGGCGAGAAACTCCGCCGTCACGCCCATCAGCAGCGCGCCTTTGCTGGTCCGCTCGAACAGCTTGGGGTTCAAATCGATTCCTGCATCCATGGGAATGTGTTGCATGTGTTCCAGCCCGCCGACAATTTGCACATCTTCCGCGCCGGCCACGATTGCATGTGCCGCCTGATTTAGCGCCTGTAAGCTGGAACCGCAAAGTCGGTTAATGGTGGCTCCGCCGCAGTGCATCGGCAACCCAGCCATCAGTGCCACCGTGCGAGCGACATTGAGTCCTTGTTCCCCCTGCTGTTGCGTATTGCCCAGGACAACATCTTCAATTTCCGCCGGGTTAATTCCGCTGCGCTCGACAAGCCCCCGAACCGCGGCCACGGCCAGATCGTCAGACCGCACATCGCGGAACACGCCTTTTTCCTTGTGCGAACGGCCAATCGGCGTGCGCACGGCGGCCACAATCACAGGGCGCTGCAACGAATTAGCCATAAAACTTCTTTCCGGTTTTGGCCATTTCTATGAGCATTGGCGTCGGTTTCCAGCGATCACCAATCGCTTCCAACGGTTTCAGCATTTCCAATATCTTTGCCGCTCCCAGAGCGTCGGCCCAAAACAGCAAGCCGCCTTTGAAGGGGGGGAAGCCTAGGCCATAAATCAAACCCAGGTCTACATCGCGAACGTCTCGTACCATTTTATCCGTCAGCAAGCGTGTGGCCTCCAGCAGCATCGGCAGGAACAGTCGGGCGGCAATTTGCTCGTCGCTAAGTTTTTGATGGTCGCGAATCATCGGCTCCAGCAGCGTTTTCACCGCCGGATCTGCTACGCCCCGCTCATTTCCAGCCGTGTATTTGAAGAACCCAGCCCCCGATTTTTGCCCTAACCGGCCCGCTTTGATCAGGGCCGGCACCACCGGCGACACGATAATCCGTTCCGGAAAGGCATCGTACATGACGCGGCCGGCGTAAAAAGCCGTATCGAGTCCCACCATATCGAACAAGGTAATCGGCCCCATCGGCATGCCGAAGTTTCTAGCGGCCCGGTCGATGGCGGAAATCTCCACGCCATCCAGCAGCAACTCGATCGATTCGTTCAGGTACGGCAGCAGCATGCGGTTCACCAAAAACCCGGGTCCATCCCGGACCACAATCGGCGATTTTCCGATCGACTTGGCGTAGGCCACCGCCGTGACGATGGTTTCATCGCTGGTTTGCCGGCCGCGAATGACTTCCACCAGCGGCATTTTTCGCACCGGGTTAAAAAAATGAATTCCGCAAAATCGCTCCGGCCGTTTCAGCCCTTCCGCCAACCGGGTGATGGGAATCGTCGAAGTATTCGAAGCCAAGATGGCATCTTCGCGCAACAGCGGTTCCAGGCGTGCGTACAACTGCCGCTTTACTTCCGGGTTTTCCACAATCGCCTCAATCACCAAATCGCAGTTGGCAAATTCAGCGTCTGTGGTTGTGGCTTTGAGGAGCGCGGCGTATTTGATAGCACGCTGCGGATCGGGCCCCTTGGTTTGCTTGTTGTAGGAAACATCTTCCAGAATTCTATGTGCACCAGCGGCGAGTGCCTTGGGCGCCGCGTCGGCAATAGTCACGGGCAAATCGCGTTTCAAATTGGTCGCCGCAATTCCCTGTCCCATGATGCCCGCGCCAACCACCGCCGTCGATTGAATGGGCCGCGGAACCACATCGGGCCGATTTACGCCGGTATCTTTCTTGCTGCGATCGGACAGGAAAAATACGTTGATCAGCGCGCGGTTCACCGGCGAGCCAAACAGCGCGGCCATTCCTTCGGCTTCGGCATTGCAGGCCGAATCGATATCCACCGTTGCGGCGCCCAACATGACTTCCAGCGCCGCCAAGGGCGCCGGATAATGCCCTTTGGTTTGCTGTTGGATGTATCCATACGCCGTGGCGCCCAGAAAGCCCAGTTCGGTCTCGTCAATATCTGGCGGCCCACTCCAGCGGCGACGGTCTGCGAGATATTGTTTCGATGTTTGTTCGGCCCGGATCAAGCGCACGGCCGCATCTTGAATGCGGTTGGCCGGCGCCACATCCGACGCCAGCCCCATTTTGTAAGCCATTCGCCCGTCAATGCTTTCCCCGCTCGTAACCAGTTCCACTGCGTTAGCCAAGCCCACAATTCGTGAGGACCGAGCCGTGCCGCCCCAGCCCGGAAATAAGCCGAGCTTCACTTCCGGAAAACCGAATTGAGTTTTGGCGTCATCGGCCATCACCCGGCGATCGCACCAAATGGCCAACTCCGCGCCGCCCCCCACGCAAATGCCATCGATAGCCGCCACGGTGACGAATGGGCAATTCGAAAGCCGCTGGAACAACTTCCTCCCGCGCGCGCACATGGCTGTGACATCGCTTTTGGGCACATCGAACGAGGCGGCGAATTCGCGCAGATCGGCCCCGGCAATGAACGACCCCGGTTTTCCCGACCGCACGATTAGGCCGGCCAAATTGGGCCGCTTTTCCAGAACGTCTAAATGTGCCGATAATTCTTCCAGCACGCGCTGCGAAAGCACGTTGGCCCCTTTCTGTGGGTCATCCAACGTCAATACCGCAAGGTCCGGGTCCGCAAACGAAAGAACAATCACTGCATCGTTGGGCATAGTTCAATTTTCCTGCCAGTGGAATACCGTCAAGATAGACGTGCCAGGCCATTACGTAAACCCGGAGACCCCCGCCCTCCTCGATAGTTACCTCCGGCTTGCTTAGCGATTGGCCGAACAGGTAGAATCCAAACCATCGATCAGATTGCAATCCCGCCGGAGTACAACGTCCATGGCCATCCGCAAGTTACTGACAAATATCCTTGTGTTTTGCCTGCTGGTCGCCTTGGGAGTCGCGACGCGTTGGATTTCCGAGGCCAGCTATCCAAAACTTTCCGCTGCCACGGCCAACGAACCGTCGAACTTGAGCTCCATCGGCCTGGCTAATTTTACCGCTACGACCGCCGCGGGACTGTTTGCCGGATATTTTTTTGTTCCGCGGTTCGCGGCATGTCTGGTCCCGCTGGCCATTGTCGTGCTCAGTAATTTGGGGCTTCCCAAATACAACAACCGCTGGGAAATGGGCATTGCGATTGCGATGCTTGTCCTGCCTATTGTTTTGGGTTGGTTTCTCCAGCGTCGATCCAACTGGTTGCGCATTTTTGGATTTGCCGCCACTCCGGCGATCTTGTTTTATCTGGTGACCGATTTCGTGCTTTGGCCGGGCAACGATTTGTATCCGCACACTTTTAGCGGTCAAATCGACAGTTACGTCGCCGCCTTTCCATTCCTCCGCAACATGCTCTTGGGCGATTTATTCTTCTCGGGCCTCATTTTCGGTGTGCACAGGTGGGCTGCTTCCCAGGGCGAAGCGATTGAACAGAAGCCGCAATTGGCGCCGGCGCCGGCAGTTCGAGAGTGATCGGACGAATGAGGCCCGTCTCTTCATCTGCCCGTTTTCGTCAGCCCATTTCCACCAGGCCGTCTCAAGCAACCTTTCGCTCGACCGCCATCTGGGTTCCGCATCCGCCTTCCCTGCGGCACAATCGGTAACTTTTCCCCAAGTTTATCATCCGCGCCGGCGTCTGCCGATGTTAAGCCCTAACGGCACTGGATGCCGGCTGGTTTGCGGTAAGTGACGACCGTGGCGATGTGTCCGAATCGTGCTCATTTGGACGCCCCCGATAGAAACCCGCAACCGCACCTTTGGCAACGGACTGAATCCATTGTTGGTCCCTTTGTGCAAAGAGTGCGCGAGTGAGCCCATCCATTCCTCCGTATCTGCAACTCCGCTCCGCGGAAACTGCCGACAAGCTGCAGACCGATCTGGCCGACTTGGCCTGCGTTGGCGAATTATGCCAGGCCTTCGCCGACGCCACCGGATGGCCCCTGCGGTATATCCCCCTGCCCGAACCTTCCGAAAATATCGATCTGCTCTGGTCCGCCCCGGTCAACCCGGGCGTTGGAGAATCTCCCGGACATCTGCGGATCGATTTATGCGGCGCTTCGGCCATGTACGAATCCATGCGTTCCGATTGGCAGGCCGCGGAGCGCATGGCCGGGGCGATTGGCGAATTGTTGAACGAATTATTTGCCGCCCGCCGCGCCCTGCGCGAGCGCGAAGCGGAGCTGGCCGCCGCCGTTCCGGTAAAACCCCATCGCGATGAACAAGGCCATTTGGCCTCGCGCCTGGAAGCTACGTTGCGGGCTGGCGCCCAGGGAATTGGCTGCCAGTCTGCTGCGCTGTATTTGCTGGACGACAGCACCACCCAGCTCAAACTTCGGGCCGCATGGGGCTTGCCGCTGGAAAAGTTTACCGCTCAGGCTCGACCGTTGGCCAACCAAATGGCCGATTTGGAAGCCTTGATCGGCCATGCCGTGGCTTTGGAAAGCCGCGACGAAATGGTCGGCCCCTGGCGAACTCCGGAGCCGGCAGAGGCCGCGCTGTGTGTGCCGGTTTCCAGCCCCACGGCGCCGTTGGGCACGCTGTGGTTTTTCTGCGACGCGCAGCGCCCCTTTTCCGACGAACAGACGAACATTGCCGAAGTGGTTGCCGGAAAAATCGCCTCCGATCTGGAACGCTATGCCCTGATTGAGGAAAAAACTTCCAGCCATCAACTCCAGCAACAAGTGCAGGCCGTTCGGCGTACCCAGCAGCATCAATTGCCGGTGGTGTCGCCGCCGTTGCCCGGCTGGTCACTGGGCGGCTGGACCGAACAGTCCGAATCTTTGGGCGGCGCGTTTTACGATTGGCGCATGCTCGACGATCAATCGCTGCTGCTCATGCTCGGCGATGCCTGCGAGGGCGGATTAGAGGCCGCGCTGGCTTCCGCGGCGCTACGGGCAGCCTTGCGCGCAGCCGACGATACGCCGCTGGACATCGACGAGCTGCTCCGCCGCGCCAATCGCATCCTCTGGGAAAGCTCGGCCGGCAATTGGTGGGCCGGGCTCTGGATGGGACAGCTGAATCTAGCGGACGGCCGCTGCCACTTCACCGCCGCCGGTCGACCCAATGCTTTGTGGCTTAAGCCCGACGGTTGGGCCTCCCTGGTGAAGCCCAGCGAGCCGCTGGGCCTGACGCCGGTCATCCAAACGGAGCGAAAAAAGCCGTTGATTTTGTCCCCCGGCCAGTCGCTGGTCGTCTGCAATCGCGGAATCATGGAAACTGCCGATGCCCGTGGTCGCCCCCTCGACGATGCCGCTCTTTCGCGGCTGTTGCTCAAGGAATTGGCCGCGCCGCCGCAGCGGATGATCGATCTGGTGCACGACGCGCTTCCCGCACCAAACGATGTCTCTTTTCCTTTGGCAGAGGGCCGGGACGAGGAGAATCGCTCCAGGCCGCAGGACCGCAGCATCCTGGTCGTACAGCGTCTGCTGAGCTAGAATTCTCCCATCTGCGGGAATGGCGGAATTGGCAGACGCGCTAGGTTGAGGGCCTAGTGGTAGCAATACCGTGCAGGTTCAAGTCCTGTTTCCCGCATTCCTAATAGCGCCCGCCGTGGCGAACCGCTCCGCAATACCGAACTATTTGCCCGACGGTTTTTCGTCGTCGGCTGCCGGCGGACTGGAATGGGCTTCCGCTGCCGGGGCGGTCTGAGCGGCAGCGGGCGTGGTTTGCGCCTCACCATTGGAAGCAGCCGATTCGCTCGGGGCTGCGCTGTTACCTGATTTTTCATCCGGCGGGAACAAAACCGAATTCAAAATCGGCATGAATTCCCGCAAGAACGGGACGGCGGCGCTGTCCACCGGACTGATGTGCGTCGACCCATGCAAGTCCGTGTTGGCATAAATCTTGTACAACGCCGGATAATGCATCAAAGAATACTTTGGAACGCGCGGGGCTTCCCATTTACCGTCATGACCGAAGCTCCAGAAGATGCGTAGATCTTGTGGATTGAACGAAAGGCCCTTGCGAAATCGGGTGGTGGTGAAATCGGCTGACGTTTTACCATTCTCTCCGGAATCAATCGTGTACGATTGCTCATCTTCCGCTTCTTCAAAGCCGCTTAACACGTAGCACTGGTCGGGGGTATGTTGCGTAATGTCCTTGGGATGGCCGCAAACAATATAGATCTCAACCGCTTTGTCCGGATCGGTTCGGTTCACATATCGCCGAGAAAAAGTATTCACCGCCCCCGAGGCCTCTTTGGAGC comes from Pirellulales bacterium and encodes:
- a CDS encoding SpoIIE family protein phosphatase; its protein translation is MSPSIPPYLQLRSAETADKLQTDLADLACVGELCQAFADATGWPLRYIPLPEPSENIDLLWSAPVNPGVGESPGHLRIDLCGASAMYESMRSDWQAAERMAGAIGELLNELFAARRALREREAELAAAVPVKPHRDEQGHLASRLEATLRAGAQGIGCQSAALYLLDDSTTQLKLRAAWGLPLEKFTAQARPLANQMADLEALIGHAVALESRDEMVGPWRTPEPAEAALCVPVSSPTAPLGTLWFFCDAQRPFSDEQTNIAEVVAGKIASDLERYALIEEKTSSHQLQQQVQAVRRTQQHQLPVVSPPLPGWSLGGWTEQSESLGGAFYDWRMLDDQSLLLMLGDACEGGLEAALASAALRAALRAADDTPLDIDELLRRANRILWESSAGNWWAGLWMGQLNLADGRCHFTAAGRPNALWLKPDGWASLVKPSEPLGLTPVIQTERKKPLILSPGQSLVVCNRGIMETADARGRPLDDAALSRLLLKELAAPPQRMIDLVHDALPAPNDVSFPLAEGRDEENRSRPQDRSILVVQRLLS
- a CDS encoding exosortase-associated EpsI family protein; protein product: MELLANYWSFIIPAVVCLGLLVVHFYVQGTGKLLIRLAIVSIVLLAAHSYLQGKWTERWNHRSVSEEQKLYAERLNHVPTSFGNWDSVDSPIDERSKEASGAVNTFSRRYVNRTDPDKAVEIYIVCGHPKDITQHTPDQCYVLSGFEEAEDEQSYTIDSGENGKTSADFTTTRFRKGLSFNPQDLRIFWSFGHDGKWEAPRVPKYSLMHYPALYKIYANTDLHGSTHISPVDSAAVPFLREFMPILNSVLFPPDEKSGNSAAPSESAASNGEAQTTPAAAQTAPAAEAHSSPPAADDEKPSGK
- a CDS encoding DUF6580 family putative transport protein, with the translated sequence MAIRKLLTNILVFCLLVALGVATRWISEASYPKLSAATANEPSNLSSIGLANFTATTAAGLFAGYFFVPRFAACLVPLAIVVLSNLGLPKYNNRWEMGIAIAMLVLPIVLGWFLQRRSNWLRIFGFAATPAILFYLVTDFVLWPGNDLYPHTFSGQIDSYVAAFPFLRNMLLGDLFFSGLIFGVHRWAASQGEAIEQKPQLAPAPAVRE
- the fadA gene encoding acetyl-CoA C-acyltransferase FadA, which codes for MANSLQRPVIVAAVRTPIGRSHKEKGVFRDVRSDDLAVAAVRGLVERSGINPAEIEDVVLGNTQQQGEQGLNVARTVALMAGLPMHCGGATINRLCGSSLQALNQAAHAIVAGAEDVQIVGGLEHMQHIPMDAGIDLNPKLFERTSKGALLMGVTAEFLAQTEGISREEQDAFALRSHQRAAAATAGGKFKPEMVPTYGRDEAGHRILVETDQCIRPDASMESLAALKPAFMPGMGTVTAGNSSPLNDGAAALLVMSEEKAKSLGLKPLVRIVSTAVVGVDPSVMGTGPVPATKKALERAGMKLSDIDLIELNEAFAAQALACIRMLKLDEEKTNVRGGAIAIGHPLGASGARITATLVHTMLDSGAATGLATMCIGVGQGIATIFERL
- a CDS encoding 3-hydroxyacyl-CoA dehydrogenase NAD-binding domain-containing protein — protein: MPNDAVIVLSFADPDLAVLTLDDPQKGANVLSQRVLEELSAHLDVLEKRPNLAGLIVRSGKPGSFIAGADLREFAASFDVPKSDVTAMCARGRKLFQRLSNCPFVTVAAIDGICVGGGAELAIWCDRRVMADDAKTQFGFPEVKLGLFPGWGGTARSSRIVGLANAVELVTSGESIDGRMAYKMGLASDVAPANRIQDAAVRLIRAEQTSKQYLADRRRWSGPPDIDETELGFLGATAYGYIQQQTKGHYPAPLAALEVMLGAATVDIDSACNAEAEGMAALFGSPVNRALINVFFLSDRSKKDTGVNRPDVVPRPIQSTAVVGAGIMGQGIAATNLKRDLPVTIADAAPKALAAGAHRILEDVSYNKQTKGPDPQRAIKYAALLKATTTDAEFANCDLVIEAIVENPEVKRQLYARLEPLLREDAILASNTSTIPITRLAEGLKRPERFCGIHFFNPVRKMPLVEVIRGRQTSDETIVTAVAYAKSIGKSPIVVRDGPGFLVNRMLLPYLNESIELLLDGVEISAIDRAARNFGMPMGPITLFDMVGLDTAFYAGRVMYDAFPERIIVSPVVPALIKAGRLGQKSGAGFFKYTAGNERGVADPAVKTLLEPMIRDHQKLSDEQIAARLFLPMLLEATRLLTDKMVRDVRDVDLGLIYGLGFPPFKGGLLFWADALGAAKILEMLKPLEAIGDRWKPTPMLIEMAKTGKKFYG